In Campylobacterota bacterium, the sequence CGCACGGAGTCTTCGACGAGTATGTTTTCAGACGATCCAGTTGGTTGTGGGATCGATCTCAACGGCAACGGGATCTGCGATTTTTTGGAAAGCGATTCGTTTTCCTCTTCGGATAGTTTCAGCACGTTTGACAGTTGAGAGAAAGAGCACCATTTGACGGTAAAAAAGCGTCACGATGCGTGACAAAAACGTGCCAATAAGTTCGAAAAGCGAAAACCTACGAAGCCCACAAAACACCGCATTCTTCGACTTTTTAAAAATTTTCGCTTTCTTTGTGAAAACTTCACCAAGAATTCTCTCCAAGCGCCTAAAATAGGCGCTTAACGCATTTTATACGATGATTTTTTCTTGAATCATCGGTTCGGTTTTCATCGTTATCTGGCGAATCCGAGGATGTAATAGGTCGGTTTTCCCTCGACCTTTTGGAGTTCGACTTTGTATTTGTCGGCGAAATGGTTGATTTTTTCCAGCGCATCGGCGGCACTGCTTTCGTTCGTCGCGTCGATCTTGATTTTGAAACAGTCGTTGCTGTTGGAGAGGGCGACGTACGATTCGTCGGTTTTCAGCGCCTCGTGCAGATCAAGGATGTGCTTGATGATTTTCTCATATCCGTGCGTGTTCGCTTCGATGCGGGCAAGCTGGAGGCTGAGCGCCTCGTTGGGGGTGTATCCGAGCTGGTTCAAAATCGCTTCGTGTGTCATTCTCTTTATTCCTTTGCAAAATTAAAGAGCTTATTCTAACACAGAAGATATAATGGGCTTCATGAAATCACTCCTTATCCGCCTCACCCACGGTCTTTACGACCAGGATATCGCCAGCGAAGAACGCGAAACCGTCGCGCAATGGCATGCGATGAAACTCCTCGTCCACGAAGAGGGAAAATACACTTTCGCTTCCCAGTACCGTGCCGGAACCGTCGGCCTCGTCCAGGAACGGGGGGCGTATCTCCAGAGCATCGGAGAGAGCATCCGCGACCATTTTATCGATGCGGCCAACCTCATGGGGGCCAAAAACGGCGATCTCGTCATCGCCCAGCGGCTGATGGGGCGGCGGGGCGGACCGCAGGCCAAAGTCGTCCTGATCGCCGGACGGAGCGAAACGTTCAGCGTCGCGGTCGTGGGGCAGGGATTCGGCGGCCTCGTGCTGCAGGACATCCGCACGCTGCACCCCGCCGGCTTCACCCTCGCCGAGCTGCCGAACGCGGAAGAGGGATCGCTCTATCAGATCAACAACCAAAGCGGAAAGATCGAAGCGTACCTCGGAAACCTCTCGGACCCGAGCGTCGATGAAAAGATCGTCCTCGCCCTCTACAACAAGCACGATGCGTTCGATGAGGAGGTATTGCGACAGGCCCGCGAATTTCCCAAAGAAGTGGATGCATCCCTCTACCCCCATCGGCGCGACCTCCGTCATCTTCCCTTTTGCACGATCGACCCGGTCACGGCCAAAGACTACGACGACGCGATCTGCTACCTTCCCGAAACGTCCACCCTCTACGTCGCCATCGCCGACGTCAGCGAATACGTCAAACCTTTCGGAGCCATTGACGCCGAGGCCATTTACCGGAGCTTCTCGATCTATCTCCCCCACCGCTCCATCCCGATGCTGCCGCGCGAGCTCAGCGAAACGCTCTGTTCGCTGCAGGGGAACGTCGACCGGTTGGCCTACACGTTCGAAATGCGCCTTGATCCGGTTACCTACGAAGTCGCCTCCTTTGACCTCTACGAATCGATCATCCATTCCCACCGCCGTTTCACGTACGAGGAGATCGATGCCTATTTGGAAGGCAATTTTACCGTCGAAAGCGAAAAAGAGCGGCTCGCCCTGGCCTACATCCGCCCTCTTAACGACCTCACCGCGAAACTGCGTCAGGAGAGGATGAAAAAAGGGTACAACTTCCGCTCCAGCGAGCTGGAGATGTCCATCGACGAAGAGCAGAACATCGTCTCGACCGAGTTTGCCGTAGAAACCCCAT encodes:
- a CDS encoding ribonuclease R family protein: MKSLLIRLTHGLYDQDIASEERETVAQWHAMKLLVHEEGKYTFASQYRAGTVGLVQERGAYLQSIGESIRDHFIDAANLMGAKNGDLVIAQRLMGRRGGPQAKVVLIAGRSETFSVAVVGQGFGGLVLQDIRTLHPAGFTLAELPNAEEGSLYQINNQSGKIEAYLGNLSDPSVDEKIVLALYNKHDAFDEEVLRQAREFPKEVDASLYPHRRDLRHLPFCTIDPVTAKDYDDAICYLPETSTLYVAIADVSEYVKPFGAIDAEAIYRSFSIYLPHRSIPMLPRELSETLCSLQGNVDRLAYTFEMRLDPVTYEVASFDLYESIIHSHRRFTYEEIDAYLEGNFTVESEKERLALAYIRPLNDLTAKLRQERMKKGYNFRSSELEMSIDEEQNIVSTEFAVETPSHALIEDCMLLANKAAASMYERGVFRIHEPPSPMKIQSLYTELASIGIFVEFQASVKETITAIQAEAERRGLVSEVDTLIIRAQMQARYAPYNLGHFGLGFERYTHFTSPIRRYSDLVVHRLLKAIQAGDTEEGSYVLRNIESLCTSISEKEREASDIEIRFHERKFARWAATVIGEEFKARVMKAEDDVYAEIHDVVTGASVAVTGHFGLMLFDDIVVRIEKADLATAKITASFVKKLDKDTDE